Proteins from one Pseudomonadota bacterium genomic window:
- a CDS encoding ribosome maturation factor RimP, whose product MNEIAQRAAALHGCEVVQVVYRREQPGWVLRVLVERRGADPDRGSGVDHALCGAVSRDLGNALDVEDVIADPFVPEVSSPGIERPLTRLADFERFKGKKARVDTKAPVSGRKRHGGRILGVRGGDVALEQEDGGIAAIPFAKIAKAHLVFDTNEVISRAGEK is encoded by the coding sequence TTGAACGAGATCGCGCAGAGAGCCGCGGCGCTCCACGGCTGCGAAGTCGTGCAGGTCGTCTACCGGCGCGAGCAGCCCGGCTGGGTGCTGCGCGTGCTCGTCGAGCGGCGCGGCGCGGATCCGGATCGCGGCTCCGGCGTGGACCACGCGCTGTGCGGCGCGGTGAGCCGCGACCTCGGCAACGCCCTGGACGTGGAGGACGTGATCGCCGACCCGTTCGTCCCCGAGGTCTCCTCGCCCGGGATCGAGCGACCGCTCACGCGGCTCGCCGACTTCGAGAGGTTCAAAGGAAAGAAGGCGCGCGTCGACACCAAGGCGCCGGTCTCCGGCCGGAAGCGGCACGGCGGCAGGATCCTCGGCGTGCGGGGCGGGGACGTCGCGCTGGAGCAGGAGGACGGCGGGATCGCCGCCATCCCGTTCGCGAAGATCGCAAAAGCACACCTCGTTTTCGACACGAACGAGGTGATTTCGAGAGCAGGAGAGAAGTGA